The Cellulomonas oligotrophica sequence AGGATGCGCACGGTCGCGAACCAGCCGACCGCGGTGTGGATGGACCGGATCAGCGCGATCACGGGCAACGCGGACGGCAACGGTCTGCGGTTCCACCTGGACGAGGCGCTGGAGCAGAAGCAGGCGGGCACCCCGCTGGTCTTCAACCTGGTGATCTACAACCTGCCGGGCCGTGACTGCTACGCGCTGGCGTCCAACGGCGAGCTGCCGGCGACGGCGGCGGGGCTGACGCGGTACCAGAGCGAGTACATCGACCCGATCGTGGACATCCTGTCCGAGCCGAAGTACGCGGACCTGCGGATCGCGGCGACGATCGAGCCGGACTCCCTGCCGAACCTGGTGACGAACATCGGTGAGCAGGCGTGCCAGCAGTCGGCCCCGTACTACCGGGCGGGCGTGAAGTACGCGCTGGACGAGCTGAAGACGATGTCGAACGTGTACACGTACGTCGACGCGGCGCACTCGGGCTGGCTGGGCTGGGACTCCAACGCCGGTCCTGCGGTGAAGCTGTTCGCCGAGGTCGCGCGCAGCACGCGGCTGGGGTTCGCGTCGATCGACGGGTTCGTGACGAACACGGCGAACAGCACGCCGCTGGCGGAGCCGTTCCTGACGGACCCGAACCAGCAGGTCGGGGGCGCGCCGGTGCGGTCGTCGTCGTTCTACGAGTGGAACTCGGACTTCGGTGAGCTGGCGTGGACGGCGCACCTGCACCGCCTGGCGGTCGCGGAGGGGTTCCCGGCGAGCACGGGCATGCTCATCGACACCTCCCGCAACGGGTGGGGCGGGCCGGCGCGGCCGACGGCTGCGTCGACGAGCACGAACCTCAACACGTTCGTGAACGAGTCGCGGATCGACCGTCGCGTGCACCGCGGTGCGTGGTGCAACCCGCTGGGTGCGGGTATCGGCGAGCTGCCCCGGGCGACGCCCGCGGGTGCGCCGGCGGACGCGCACCTGGACGCGTACGTGTGGATCAAGCCGCCGGGCGAGTCGGACGGGGCCTCGAAGGAGATCCCGAACGACCAGGGCAAGAGCTTCGACCGGATGTGCGACCCGACGTTCGTGTCGCCGAAGCTGGCGAACCAGCTCACGGGGGCGACGCCTGACGCGCCGCTGGCCGGGCAGTGGTTCGACACGCAGTTCACCACGCTGGTGCGCAACGCGTACCCGGTGATCCCGGTCGACGGCACGAACCCGACGCCCACGCCGACGCCGACGGTCACCCCGACCCCGACGCCGACCGTGACGCCGACGCCCACGCCGACCCCGACGGTCACCCCGACGCCCACGCCGACGCCGACGGTCACCCCGACGCCGACGCCGACCGTGACGCCGACCCCGACGCCCACGTCGCAGGGTGCGTGCCGGGTGGCGTACTCGCAGAGCAGCTGGAACTCCGGCTTCTCGGCGAACGTGAAGATCACCAACACCGGCACGAGCGCGCTCAGCGGCTGGACGCTGCGGTTCACGCTGGCCGGCGGTCAGCAGGTCACGCAGGGCTGGAGCGCCACCTGGGCGCAGTCCGGTGCGGCCGTGACGGCGACGAACGCCGCGTGGAACGGCTCGCTGGCGCCCGGTGCGTCGGTCGACGTCGGCTTCAACGGCTCGCACACCGGCACGACGACCGCGCCGACGGCGTTCACGCTGAACGGTGCGACCTGCACGGTGGGCTGACACCTGGCGCCGGGTGACCCCCGGCGTGCGCAGCACGGCCCCGTGGGGCCCGTCCGGGACGACCGGGCGGGCCCCACGGGCGTTCGCGCAGTCCGGCGCAGGTGGCTGCCGGTCGGTGCCGGCGCCGTCGGGCGACGGTCACCCGGCGGCGGGCACCACCGCGCCGTGGGTGCGGACCGACGCGGCCAGGGCGGTGCAGAACGCGTCGACGTCGTCGGGCGTGGTGTCGAACGCGCACATCAGCCGCACGGTGCTCGTCGCCCGGTCCCAGTCGTAGAACCGCCACGTGGCGCGCAGGTCGGCGGCCACCGGTGCGGGCATCTGCACGAACACCGCGTTGGACTGCGTGGGGACGGTCGTGACGAGCCCGGTCGCGTCGACACCGGCCCGCAGCCGGTCCGCCATGGCGTTCGCGTGCCGTGCGCACCGCAGCCACAGGTCGCCCTCGTACAGCGCGAGCAGCTGCGCGGACACGAACCGGGCCTTGGACGCGAGCTGCATGCTCTGCTTGCGCAGCAGGTCCACCCCCGGCACCCGGTCGGGGTCGAGGACGACGACGGCCTCGCCGAGGAGCATCCCGTTCTTGGTCCCGCCGAGGGACACGACGTCGACGCCGACGTCGGTCGTCAGCTCGGCGAGCGTGACGTCGAGCCGCGCGGCGGCGTTCGACAGGCGGGCCCCGTCGACGTGGACGGCCATGCCGAGCTCGTGCGCGCGGTCCGCGACCGCCCGGACCTGCGCGGGGGTGTACACCGTCCCGAGCTCGGTGGACTGCGTCAGGGACACGACGCACGGCTGGGCGCGGTGCACGTCGCCGATGGTCCACGCGAACCGGTCGAGGTCCGCGGGGGTCAGGCGCCCGTCGGTGG is a genomic window containing:
- a CDS encoding threonine aldolase family protein, with the translated sequence MTVPPPAPARHFASDNYAGAHPEVLAAVTAANVGHAPAYGDDPWTARLQDVVAARFGPTASAFPVLNGTGANVVALQAASPRWGAVVCTEQAHVHNDENAAPERVGGLKLLAVPTTDGRLTPADLDRFAWTIGDVHRAQPCVVSLTQSTELGTVYTPAQVRAVADRAHELGMAVHVDGARLSNAAARLDVTLAELTTDVGVDVVSLGGTKNGMLLGEAVVVLDPDRVPGVDLLRKQSMQLASKARFVSAQLLALYEGDLWLRCARHANAMADRLRAGVDATGLVTTVPTQSNAVFVQMPAPVAADLRATWRFYDWDRATSTVRLMCAFDTTPDDVDAFCTALAASVRTHGAVVPAAG
- a CDS encoding glycoside hydrolase family 6 protein; the encoded protein is MSTNRTRTGGQRWRAAATVATAAAVVAVPLALASTSASAAEPHVDNPYAGATQYVNPTWSATVQDAASRAGDATLAGRMRTVANQPTAVWMDRISAITGNADGNGLRFHLDEALEQKQAGTPLVFNLVIYNLPGRDCYALASNGELPATAAGLTRYQSEYIDPIVDILSEPKYADLRIAATIEPDSLPNLVTNIGEQACQQSAPYYRAGVKYALDELKTMSNVYTYVDAAHSGWLGWDSNAGPAVKLFAEVARSTRLGFASIDGFVTNTANSTPLAEPFLTDPNQQVGGAPVRSSSFYEWNSDFGELAWTAHLHRLAVAEGFPASTGMLIDTSRNGWGGPARPTAASTSTNLNTFVNESRIDRRVHRGAWCNPLGAGIGELPRATPAGAPADAHLDAYVWIKPPGESDGASKEIPNDQGKSFDRMCDPTFVSPKLANQLTGATPDAPLAGQWFDTQFTTLVRNAYPVIPVDGTNPTPTPTPTVTPTPTPTVTPTPTPTPTVTPTPTPTPTVTPTPTPTVTPTPTPTSQGACRVAYSQSSWNSGFSANVKITNTGTSALSGWTLRFTLAGGQQVTQGWSATWAQSGAAVTATNAAWNGSLAPGASVDVGFNGSHTGTTTAPTAFTLNGATCTVG